From one Lysinibacillus sp. G4S2 genomic stretch:
- a CDS encoding HAD family hydrolase gives MKKAVFLDRDGVINEVLTNRVKFVNKPADLYFLPRVPEAIKKLNKYFDYIFVVTNQGGVGLGYMKETKLQKIHEHMVKELKKKGATIHEVVYCPHKPKSGCACRKPNSKLIVELGEKYNIDLAKSYMVGDTDTDIIAGKRAGTKGVFLGEKDPLADAVFPDLISAADWIIKDATA, from the coding sequence ATGAAAAAAGCTGTATTTTTGGACCGTGATGGGGTCATCAATGAAGTGTTAACAAATCGCGTTAAATTTGTGAATAAGCCCGCGGATCTTTATTTTCTGCCGCGTGTTCCAGAAGCTATAAAAAAATTGAATAAGTACTTTGACTATATATTTGTCGTAACCAATCAAGGTGGTGTCGGATTGGGGTACATGAAAGAAACGAAGCTTCAAAAAATACATGAGCACATGGTAAAGGAGTTGAAGAAGAAAGGGGCGACTATTCATGAAGTTGTATATTGTCCTCATAAACCAAAGTCAGGCTGTGCTTGCCGTAAGCCCAATAGTAAATTAATCGTTGAGCTTGGTGAAAAGTATAATATTGATTTAGCAAAATCCTATATGGTGGGAGATACGGATACAGATATTATAGCAGGCAAACGAGCAGGGACTAAGGGAGTATTTTTAGGTGAGAAAGATCCACTGGCAGATGCGGTGTTTCCAGATTTAATTAGTGCGGCTGATTGGATCATTAAGGATGCAACAGCATAA